A single genomic interval of Verrucomicrobiota bacterium harbors:
- a CDS encoding acyltransferase, whose product MNPAAAAPLPPNPYNPLAWITGNPEIGEGTWIGAFTLIDGQGGLRIGRGCDISCGAQILTHSTVRRCLTGRAHAAVDRQPTEIGDHCFIGTHAVVLMGAKVGHHSVIAAGAVLREGMEVPPYSLVAGVPARVVRSVKDDVERWKTEAKAGRA is encoded by the coding sequence CGTTGCCGCCCAACCCCTACAACCCGCTGGCGTGGATCACCGGCAACCCGGAGATCGGCGAGGGAACCTGGATCGGCGCGTTCACGCTGATTGATGGACAGGGCGGGCTCAGGATCGGCCGCGGATGCGACATCAGTTGCGGCGCGCAAATCCTCACGCACTCGACCGTCCGCCGCTGCCTCACCGGGCGGGCGCACGCAGCGGTGGACCGCCAGCCCACGGAGATTGGCGACCACTGTTTCATCGGCACGCACGCCGTGGTGCTGATGGGCGCGAAAGTCGGTCATCACTCCGTCATCGCCGCGGGCGCGGTGCTGCGCGAGGGAATGGAAGTGCCGCCCTACTCGCTTGTCGCGGGCGTGCCGGCGCGCGTGGTGCGTTCCGTGAAGGACGATGTCGAGCGTTGGAAGACCGAGGCAAAGGCGGGTCGCGCATGA